In Nymphaea colorata isolate Beijing-Zhang1983 chromosome 3, ASM883128v2, whole genome shotgun sequence, a genomic segment contains:
- the LOC116251104 gene encoding elongation factor 1-alpha, producing the protein MGKEKVHINIVVIGHVDSGKSTTTGHLIYKLGGIDKRVIERFEKEAAEMNKRSFKYAWVLDKLKAERERGITIDIALWKFETTKYYCTVIDAPGHRDFIKNMITGTSQADCAVLIIDSTTGGFEAGISKDGQTREHALLAFTLGVKQMICCCNKMDATTPKYSKARYDEIVKEVSSYLKKVGYNPDKIPFVPISGFEGDNMIERSTNLDWYKGPTLLEALDLINEPKRPSDKPLRLPLQDVYKIGGIGTVPVGRVETGVLKPGMVVTFGPTGLTTEVKSVEMHHEALQEALPGDNVGFNVKNVAVKDLKRGFVASNSKDDPAKEAANFTSQVIIMNHPGQIGNGYAPVLDCHTSHIAVKFAEILTKIDRRSGKELEKEPKFLKNGDAGFVKMIPTKPMVVETFSEYPPLGRFAVRDMRQTVAVGVIKSVEKKDPSGAKVTKSAAKKK; encoded by the exons ATGGGTAAGGAGAAGGTTCACATCAACATTGTCGTCATCGGACATGTCGACTCCGGCAAGTCGACGACCACCGGTCACCTCATCTACAAGCTTGGAGGGATCGACAAGCGTGTGATCGAGAGGTTCGAGAAGGAAGCCGCTGAGATGAACAAGAGGTCTTTCAAGTACGCCTGGGTGTTGGACAAGCTCAAGGCCGAGCGCGAGCGTGGTATCACCATCGACATTGCCCTCTGGAAGTTCGAGACCACCAAGTACTACTGCACTGTCATCGATGCTCCTGGACATCGTGATTTCATCAAGAACATGATCACGGGTACCTCCCAGGCAGACTGCGCCGTGCTGATCATCGACTCCACCACTGGTGGTTTCGAGGCCGGTATCTCCAAGGACGGTCAGACTCGTGAGCATGCATTGCTCGCCTTTACTCTGGGAGTGAAGCAAATGATCTGCTGCTGTAACAAG ATGGATGCGACAACCCCCAAGTACTCCAAGGCAAGGTACGATGAAATCGTGAAGGAAGTGTCGTCCTACCTGAAGAAGGTCGGGTACAATCCCGATAAAATCCCCTTCGTCCCCATCTCTGGTTTTGAGGGTGACAACATGATTGAGAGGTCCACCAACCTTGACTGGTACAAGGGTCCAACCCTTCTTGAGGCCCTTGACTTGATCAACGAGCCCAAGCGCCCATCAGACAAGCCTCTCCGTCTTCCACTTCAGGACGTCTACAAGATCGGCGGTATCGGAACCGTCCCCGTCGGTCGTGTCGAGACCGGTGTCCTGAAGCCCGGAATGGTCGTCACCTTCGGCCCCACCGGACTGACCACTGAAGTGAAGTCTGTCGAGATGCACCACGAAGCTCTTCAGGAGGCCCTCCCCGGTGACAACGTTGGGTTCAACGTCAAGAACGTTGCTGTGAAGGATCTTAAGCGTGGTTTCGTTGCCTCCAACTCCAAGGATGACCCCGCGAAGGAGGCTGCCAACTTCACCTCCCAGGTCATCATCATGAACCACCCTGGCCAGATCGGCAATGGCTACGCTCCGGTGCTCGACTGCCACACCTCCCACATCGCCGTCAAGTTTGCTGAGATCCTCACCAAGATTGACCGCCGATCCGGTAAGGAGCTTGAAAAGGAGCCCAAGTTCCTGAAGAACGGAGACGCTGGGTTCGTGAAGATGATTCCCACCAAGCCCATGGTGGTCGAGACCTTCTCAGAGTATCCTCCCCTTGGGCGTTTCGCCGTCCGTGACATGAGGCAGACGGTCGCCGTCGGTGTGATCAAGAGCGTGGAGAAGAAGGACCCTTCGGGAGCCAAGGTGACCAAGTCTGCAGCCAAGAAGAAGTGA
- the LOC116250524 gene encoding manganese-dependent ADP-ribose/CDP-alcohol diphosphatase, producing the protein MQKMLPKNVMANTLPKQPIFSFGVITDVQYADIPDGCSFLGVPRYYRHSIEVLRRAVKKWNHHGSLKFAVHFGDIVDGFCPREDSRKAVTKLVHEFEKFEGPVYHMLGNHCLYNLPRDDLISLLKIPTSHGCAHYEFSPAPEYRFVVLDAYDISAIGWPKDHPNTLKAFKILHIKNPNVDKNSPTGLAGLDRRYLKFNGAVGKAQLEWLEFVLKDATRLKQNVIICCHLPLDPGAASAEALLWNYDEVMSVIHRYNCVKVCLAGHDHKGGYCVDSHGIHHRVLEAALECPPGSDAFGHVDVYHDRLSLLGVDRMLSIDMVFDC; encoded by the coding sequence ATGCAAAAGATGCTGCCAAAGAATGTGATGGCTAATACTCTTCCAAAGCAGccaattttttcctttggagTTATCACTGATGTGCAATATGCAGATATCCCTGACGGGTGCTCATTCCTTGGCGTACCTCGTTACTACAGGCACAGCATTGAGGTCTTGAGAAGGGCTGTTAAGAAATGGAATCACCATGGGAGTCTGAAGTTTGCAGTTCACTTTGGAGACATAGTGGATGGATTTTGTCCAAGGGAGGATTCAAGAAAAGCTGTGACAAAACTGGTCCACGAGTTTGAAAAGTTTGAAGGCCCTGTATATCATATGCTAGGAAACCATTGCCTCTACAATCTCCCCCGTGATGATTTGATTTCTTTATTGAAAATACCTACATCCCATGGCTGTGCCCACTATGAATTCTCTCCCGCGCCGGAGTATCGGTTTGTCGTTCTGGATGCCTATGACATTAGTGCCATTGGTTGGCCTAAGGATCATCCTAACACATTGAAAGCTTTTAAGATTTTGCACATTAAGAATCCAAATGTTGACAAAAATAGTCCAACGGGCCTGGCAGGTCTTGACAGAAGGTACCTGAAGTTCAATGGAGCAGTTGGAAAGGCACAACTAGAATGGCTTGAATTCGTTTTAAAGGATGCAACCAGGCTTAAACAGAACGTAATTATCTGCTGTCATCTTCCACTAGACCCTGGGGCAGCATCAGCTGAAGCATTACTGTGGAACTACGACGAAGTAATGAGCGTCATACACAGATACAATTGCGTGAAGGTGTGCCTGGCTGGACATGACCACAAAGGAGGGTACTGTGTCGATTCCCATGGCATTCATCACAGAGTTCTTGAAGCTGCCCTTGAATGTCCCCCTGGCTCGGATGCATTCGGCCATGTGGATGTGTATCACGATCGGTTGTCTCTCCTTGGTGTCGATCGGATGCTGAGCATTGATATGGTTTTTGATTGTTAA
- the LOC116250526 gene encoding high-affinity nitrate transporter 3.2 isoform X1 encodes MFFLTFCAERLGGFKHHQPLAFFAAKKPYPALSISGERAEMTSSSSFHYLVVALVTALVLAPVDGGVLFSSLRRSLEIQASPKAGDVLKAGEDKIEVTWALNQTFSGDADSYKTINVKLCYAPLSQENRGWRKTNNDLHKDKTCQLDIASVPFTAATPSSVEWVVGRDTPTATYFVRAYALDSSGRQVGFGQTTDASKKTNLFRIQGISGRQLWVDVAAGCFSALSVLSLFGFFLVEKRMAKKA; translated from the exons ATGTTTTTTCTGACTTTTTGTGCAGAGAGACTCGGAGGATTTAAGCACCACCAACCCTTGGCTTTCTTTGCAGCAAAGAAGCCATACCCAGCTCTGTCTATCTCAGGAGAAAGAGCAGAAATGACGTCCTCAAGCTCTTTTCATTATTTGGTGGTTGCCCTTGTTACTGCGTTGGTCCTCGCTCCTGTTGATGGGGGtgttctcttctcttcccttcGTCGTTCTCTGGAGATTCAGGCATCCCCTAAAGCCGGAGATG TTTTGAAGGCAGGGGAGGACAAGATCGAGGTGACGTGGGCACTGAACCAGACGTTCTCCGGCGATGCCGATAGCTACAAGACGATCAACGTGAAGCTGTGCTACGCGCCGTTGAGCCAGGAGAACAGAGGCTGGAGGAAGACGAACAACGACCTCCACAAAGACAAGACGTGCCAGTTGGACATTGCCTCCGTCCCTTTCACGGCGGCAACCCCGTCGTCGGTGGAGTGGGTGGTGGGGAGGGACACGCCCACCGCCACCTACTTCGTGAGGGCCTACGCTCTCGACTCGAGCGGCCGCCAGGTGGGCTTCGGCCAGACCACCGACGCCAGCAAGAAGACCAACCTCTTCCGGATCCAAGGGATCAGCGGGAGGCAGCTGTGGGTGGACGTCGCCGCCGGTTGCTTCTCCGCCCTCTCCGTCCTCTCCCTTTTCGGCTTCTTTCTAGTGGAGAAGAGGATGGCCAAAAAAGCTTAA
- the LOC116250526 gene encoding high-affinity nitrate transporter 3.2 isoform X2: protein MTSSSSFHYLVVALVTALVLAPVDGGVLFSSLRRSLEIQASPKAGDVLKAGEDKIEVTWALNQTFSGDADSYKTINVKLCYAPLSQENRGWRKTNNDLHKDKTCQLDIASVPFTAATPSSVEWVVGRDTPTATYFVRAYALDSSGRQVGFGQTTDASKKTNLFRIQGISGRQLWVDVAAGCFSALSVLSLFGFFLVEKRMAKKA from the exons ATGACGTCCTCAAGCTCTTTTCATTATTTGGTGGTTGCCCTTGTTACTGCGTTGGTCCTCGCTCCTGTTGATGGGGGtgttctcttctcttcccttcGTCGTTCTCTGGAGATTCAGGCATCCCCTAAAGCCGGAGATG TTTTGAAGGCAGGGGAGGACAAGATCGAGGTGACGTGGGCACTGAACCAGACGTTCTCCGGCGATGCCGATAGCTACAAGACGATCAACGTGAAGCTGTGCTACGCGCCGTTGAGCCAGGAGAACAGAGGCTGGAGGAAGACGAACAACGACCTCCACAAAGACAAGACGTGCCAGTTGGACATTGCCTCCGTCCCTTTCACGGCGGCAACCCCGTCGTCGGTGGAGTGGGTGGTGGGGAGGGACACGCCCACCGCCACCTACTTCGTGAGGGCCTACGCTCTCGACTCGAGCGGCCGCCAGGTGGGCTTCGGCCAGACCACCGACGCCAGCAAGAAGACCAACCTCTTCCGGATCCAAGGGATCAGCGGGAGGCAGCTGTGGGTGGACGTCGCCGCCGGTTGCTTCTCCGCCCTCTCCGTCCTCTCCCTTTTCGGCTTCTTTCTAGTGGAGAAGAGGATGGCCAAAAAAGCTTAA
- the LOC116250512 gene encoding eukaryotic translation initiation factor 4B1 — protein MSKAWGGIGAWAADVEREEREERENELAASSQLAAEQQSFPSLKEANEKPKKKKKQVMTLGEFHTGGVSSAGGLRETESRGLTPEEMMRLPTGPKDRSGDEEYGRLGGLGGGFRSYGGGRMGGGGGGWRERGDETEGSWGPGGGGGGGGGRSYGGFSEERRAPPPRASDFDQPSRADEVDNWSAVKKTMGPPPDSGRGYDRYGSLGTGSISKADDVDNWNAGKKAFPVRSGGSFGSGFRNAPPDTERRRIVLEPPSGESVVIEPARSRPNPFASARPREEVLAEKGLDWRKMDTEIESRKSSRPTSEHSSRPSSAHSSRPESPAAQPEVVSKSKPKINPFGDAKPREVLLEEKGKDWRKMDFELEHRAVDRPETIEEKLLKGEINQLKEKLSKEPEVKLNGESDQDSSEQPVLQDLVKKKEKELELLIQELDDKIRFGQRGGDRPGSGASRTSVVHIDRPPSQSGLSEDSRSVEYSDRPRSRGGAPDVWSKADDRRGFLGRERGFLGSRDADRFRSKERW, from the exons ATGTCGAAGGCATGGGGCGGGATCGGCGCGTGGGCCGCCGACGTCGAGCGCGAGGAGCGCGAGGAGCGCGAGAATGAACTGGCCGCTAGCTCGCAGCTCGCGGCCGAGCAGCAGAGCTTCCCCAGCCTCAAGGAGGCTAACGAGaagccgaagaagaagaagaagcaggtCATGACCCTCGGGGAATTCCATACCGGAGGCGTTTCTTCTGCCGGAGGCTTGCGGGAGACGGAGTCGAGAGGATTGACGCCTGAGGAGATGATGCGTCTTCCCACTGGGCCGAAGGACAGATCTGGGGATGAGGAGTATGGCCGCCTTGGTGGACTTGGGGGCGGATTCCGGTCCTACGGTGGCGGGAGGATGGGGGGAGGCGGTGGCGGCTGGCGCGAGAGGGGCGATGAGACGGAGGGCTCGTGGGGCCCTGGTGGTGGCGGAGGTGGGGGTGGAGGGCGGTCTTATGGGGGTTTCTCTGAGGAAAGGAGGGCCCCTCCTCCTAGAGCTTCTGATTTTGATCAACCTTCGCGCGCTGATGAGGTCGACAATTGGTCTGCAGTGAAAAAAACAATGGGTCCCCCGCCGGATTCCGGTCGTGGCTATGATCGGTATGGCTCCCTTGGTACCGGGAGCATTTCTAAGGCTGATGATGTCGACAACTGGAACGCGGGCAAGAAGGCTTTTCCGGTGAGATCAGGGGGCTCATTTGGGTCAGGTTTCAGGAATGCGCCACCAGACACTGAGAGGCGGAGGATTGTTTTGGAACCCCCTAGCGGAGAGTCTGTGGTGATTGAGCCTGCAAGGTCTCGGCCAAACCCGTTTGCGTCCGCCCGGCCACGTGAGGAAGTCCTGGCAGAGAAGGGTCTGGATTGGAGGAAGATGGATACGGAGATTGAGAGCCGTAAGAGCAGCAGACCGACGAGCGAGCACTCCAGCCGGCCTTCCAGCGCTCACTCTAGCAGGCCAGAAAGCCCAGCAGCTCAGCCAGAGGTGGTGTCCAAATCAAAACCGAAGATCAACCCGTTTGGTGATGCCAAACCGCGAGAAGTGCTGttagaagaaaagggaaaggatTGGCGAAAGATGGATTTCGAACTAGAGCATCGGGCTGTAGACAG ACCAGAAACAATTGAGGAAAAATTATTGAAGGGTGAGATAAATCAGCTGAAAGAAAAACTATCAAAAGAGCCCGAAGTAAAGCTCAATGGGGAATCTGATCAAGACTCCAGCGAACAACCAGTTCTCCAAGATCTggtcaagaagaaagaaaaggagctAGAGCTGTTGATACAGGAGTTAGATGATAAGATACGTTTTGGTCAGCGAGGTGGTGACAGGCCTGGTTCTGGGGCCAGTAGAACTAGTGTCGTGCACATAGACAGACCACCTTCTCAGTCTGGTCTCTCAGAGGATTCGAGAAGTGTGGAATATTCGGACAGGCCACGTTCTCGTGGAGGAGCACCAGATGTGTGGAGTAAAGCTGATGATAGGAGAGGATTCCTGGGTAGAGAACGGGGCTTCCTTGGCAGCAGGGATGCAGACAG GTTCAGGTCGAAGGAAAGATGGTGA